In Trichoderma atroviride chromosome 2, complete sequence, one DNA window encodes the following:
- a CDS encoding uncharacterized protein (TransMembrane:3 (i151-169o212-232i244-262o)) encodes MASEKEISPHLDGDGGDIQASKDATTGGVINVDGDEEFSKRDRTVIEHARSAAAKEQKMTLLQGIKLYPKAIAWSMLISTCIVMEGYDVSLVNNFYAFPQFNRKYGELFPDGKYQVPARWQSGLSNGAAVGEIIGLFINGFVSERFGYRKTVMACLVLIAAFTAIFFTAPNVQALLVAEILCGIPWGIFQTLTVTYASEVCPVALRGYLTTYVNFCWGLGQEIGIGVIFAMLKRDDQWAYRIPYGLQWMWPLPLFIGIYFAPESPLVACPPWQGPGGQACTAPPDQPRARDRL; translated from the exons ATGGCTTCTGAAAAGGAAATCTCCCCTCACctcgatggtgatggtggcgaCATCCAGGCGTCCAAAGATGCCACCACCGGCGGCGTCATCAAtgtcgatggcgatgaagagttCTCCAAAAGAGATCGTACCGTCATCGAGCACGCCAGATcggctgctgccaaggagcAGAAGATGACGTTGCTGCAAGGCATCAAGCTGTATCCCAAGGCCATTGCGTGGAGCATGCTCATCTCTACCTGCATTGTCATGGAGGGCTACGATGTCAGCTTGGTAAACAATTTCT ATGCGTTCCCTCAGTTCAATAGGAAATATGGTGAATTGTTTCCAGACGGTAAATATCAGGTACCGGCCAGATGGCAGTCAGGCTTGAGTAAC GGCGCTGCTGTCGGCGAAATCATTGGTCTCTTCATCAACGGCTTCGTCTCCGAGAGATTCGGCTACCGCAAAACCGTCATGGCCtgcctcgtcctcatcgccgccttcacagccatcttcttcaccgcGCCCAACGTACAGGCCCTGCTGGTCGCCGAGATCCTGTGCGGAATCCCGTGGGGCATCTTCCAGACCCTCACCGTCACCTATGCCTCCGAAGTCTGTCCTGTCGCCCTACGAGGCTACCTCACCACCTACGTCAATTTCTGCTGGGGTCTCGGTCAGGAGATTGGCATCGGAgtcatctttgccatgcTGAAGCGCGACGATCAGTGGGCGTACCGCATCCCCTATGGGCTTCAGTGGATGTGGCCGCTGCCTCTCTTCATCGGCATCTACTTTGCTCCCGAATCCCCCCTGGTGGCTTGTCCGCCGTGGCAAGGCCCAGGAGGCCAAGCATGCACTGCTCCGCCTGACCAGCCTAGAGCGCGAGACCGACTTTGA
- a CDS encoding uncharacterized protein (TransMembrane:5 (o36-55i62-83o95-118i130-153o165-181i)) — translation MVWAIQNLSGNAFSNYSTYFLQQAGLSNHDSYSFALGQYAINMVGVFGAWGLMALGVGRRTLYLYGLCGLCSMLFILGFLGLVPESHRRQGSLATGSIMVVWALFYQLTVGTVCYSLVGELSSRRLQIKTVVLARNLYNIVGIITNVLTPYMLNPTAWNWSNYTGFFWGGICFCCIIYTYFRLPEPRGRTFAEIDVLFEKGVSARNFASTKVDVFHESIDEKVMNQYDGILETHIEKV, via the exons ATGGTCTGGGCCATCCAGAACCTCAGTGGAAATGCCTTCTCCAACTACTCCACCTACTTCCTTCAGCAGGCTGGCCTTTCCAACCACGACTCTTACTCGTTTGCCCTGGGCCAGTACGCCATCAACATGGTGGGAGTCTTTGGCGCATGGGGCCTGATGGCTCTGGGCGTCGGACGCCGCACCCTGTATCTGTATGGTCTCTGCGGCCTGTGCAGcatgctcttcatcctcggTTTCCTGGGCCTAGTCCCCGAGTCGCACAGGAGACAAGGCTCCCTCGCCACCGGCAGCATCATGGTTGTCTGGGCCCTCTTCTACCAGCTCACCGTCGGCACTGTCTGCTACTCTCTCGTCGGTGAACTTTCATCCCGTCGTCTGCAGATTAAGACGGTTGTCCTTGCCCGAAATCTCTA CAACATTGTCGGCATAATCACAAACGTTCTGACTCCCTACATGCTGAATCCCACCGCTTGGAACTGGAGCAACTACACCGGATTCTTTTGGGGCGgaatctgcttctgctgcatcATCTACACCTACTTCCGACTCCCCGAGCCTCGCGGCCGAACTTTTGCTGAAATTGACGTGCTCTTCGAGAAGGGCGTCAGCGCGCGAAACTTTGCTTCCACAAAGGTGGACGTATTCCACGAATCCATCGACGAGAAGGTTATGAACCAATACGATGGAATTCTCGAAACTCACATTGAGAAAGTTTGA
- a CDS encoding uncharacterized protein (BUSCO:EOG092D1XYV) — MASPAAASRHVQRVVSQARLRSARPLRSQLTLNRWASSSSGARRSPASFGASSSSSSAAIWLAAAAISITAPLAYSLSTAESAKLDASSLAEKDEQKKREASITDESPMRLRMEKFIKEQQQIIVKELERIDGKKFRRDEWTRPNGGGGITCVLQEGNVFEKAGVGVSVVYGALPKPAIAKMRENHKNLDPNVESLEFFAAGLSMVLHPSNPMAPTVHLNYRYFETANPDGSSQAWWFGGGSDLTPSYLFDEDAIHFHKTIKAACDNHDKTYYPRFKKWCDKYFYNKHRGECRGIGGIFFDDLDESERDQENTFAFIQDCLKSFLPSYVPILEKRKDMPFDEKEKAWQQIRRGKYVEFNLVHDRGTAFGLNTPGSRVESILMSLPLTASWKYMYEPEPKSREQRLVDVLKEPKEWV, encoded by the exons ATGGCTTCGCCCGCGGCGGCTTCTCGCCATGTTCAGCGCGTGGTCTCGCAAGCCCGCCTGCGCTCAGCACGGCCTTTGAGAAGCCAATTGACTCTCAATCGATgggcttcctcctcctcaggCGCTCGGCGGTCTCCCGCCAGCTTTggagcttcttcctcatcctcctccgcaGCCATTTggcttgcagcagccgctaTTAGCATCACTGCTCCCTTGGCTTACAGCTTA TCAACGGCAGAGTCCGCCAAGCTAGATGCATCGTCACTTGCTGAGAAAGatgagcagaagaagagagaggccagCATCACCGACGAATCTCCGATGCGCCTGCGGATGGAGAAGTTCATCAAGGAGCAGCAACAAATCATCGTCAAAGAACTCGAGCGCATCGACGGAAAGAAGTTTCGCAGAGACGAGTGGACACGGCCaaatggcggcggcggcataaCTTGCGTGCTGCAGGAGGGCAACGTCTTCGAAAAGGCCGGTGTCGGTGTCAGCGTCGTTTACGGAGCGCTGCCCAAGCCGGCCATTGCAAAGATGCGAGAAAACCACAAGAACCTCGATCCCAACGTCGAGTCTTTGGAGTTCTTCGCCGCTGGCCTGAGCATGGTGCTTCACCCGTCCAACCCCATGGCCCCCACCGTGCACCTGAATTACCGATACTTTGAGACGGCCAATCCCGATGGTTCATCTCAGGCCTGGTggtttggcggcggcagcgactTGACGCCCTCCTACCTCTTTGACGAGGACGCCATCCACTTCCACAAGACGATCAAGGCCGCCTGCGACAACCACGACAAGACTTACTATCCTCGATTCAAGAAATGGTGCGACAAGTACTTTTACAACAAGCATCGCGGCGAGTGCCGAGGCATAGGCGGTATCTTCTTTGATGATCTGGATGAGAGTGAGCGTGACCAGGAAAACACTTTTGCCTTCATCCAGGACTGCTTAAAGTCTTTCCTGCCGTCGTACGTCCCCATTCTAGAGAAGCGAAAGGACATGCCCTTTGATGAAAAGGAGAAGGCGTGGCAGCAGATTCGCAGGGGCAAGTATGTCGAGTTCAACCTGGTCCACGACCGAGGAACTGCCTTTGGCTTGAACACGCCTGGATCACGGGTGGAGAGCATTCTCATGAGCCTGCCGTTGACGGCAAGCTGGAAATACATGTATGAGCCAGAGCCCAAGAGCCGGGAGCAGCGGCTAGTGGACGTTTTGAAGGAGCCCAAGGAGTGGGTTTGA
- a CDS encoding uncharacterized protein (EggNog:ENOG41) — MSRNHLPSHHQLYTALIPSSPPSDDSNWRQQLLTLHVVFPSLLLPALDLLDRGLVSRLIVANPAQAAASHPSHVPQDSETEPVQGQLTDRDLVGQEATSFSKDQICMYSVQSAASATSRGRRRHIPQASKSYAVHIDAWSCNCGSFALDAYSNYDVTSITEQLQESGISSGGFGSLGMDAWLGLQEDFPCCKHLLACLLAEKWRGAPRGHVEDRYITKEELAAIIGGL, encoded by the coding sequence ATGAGCAGAAACCATctcccatctcatcatcagctgTACACAGCCCTAATTCCATCATCGCCTCCAAGCGACGATTCAAATTGGCGTCAACAGTTACTCACTCTCCATGTCGTTTTCCCAAGTCTTCTTTTGCCAGCCCTGGACCTGCTGGATCGCGGACTAGTCAGCCGTCTCATAGTAGCCAACCCGGCGCAAGCTGCGGCTTCTCACCCAAGTCACGTCCCTCAAGATAGTGAAACCGAGCCTGTGCAAGGTCAGCTTACAGATCGAGACCTCGTCGGCCAAGAAGCAACAAGCTTCAGCAAAGATCAGATATGCATGTACAGTGTCCAATCTGCTGCTTCGGCCACATCCCGGGGCAGACGGCGACACATTCCGCAGGCGTCGAAATCATACGCAGTGCATATTGATGCGTGGAGCTGCAATTGCGGTAGTTTCGCCCTGGATGCATATTCTAACTATGATGTAACGAGCATTACtgagcagctccaagagTCTGGTATATCATCTGGAggctttggcagcctggGGATGGACGCCTGGCTGGGTTTGCAGGAGGATTTTCCTTGCTGTAAGCACCTTCTCGCGTGCTTGCTGGCCGAGAAATGGAGAGGAGCTCCGAGAGGCCATGTCGAGGATAGATATATAACAAAAGAAGAGTTGGCTGCCATAATCGGAGGTCTCTAG
- a CDS encoding uncharacterized protein (BUSCO:EOG092D37ON~MEROPS:MER0030134) — translation MPTTTAETLSLVTRNVSVAPLVLLSAVDHYNRTVQNKTKRRVVGVLLGQNDGKNVRVSNSFAVPFEEDEKDPSVWFLDHNYVESMNDMFKKVNAREKLVGWYHTGPKLRASDLEINELFKRYTPNPLLVIIDVQPKESGVPTDAYFAVEEIKDDGTTTSRTFVHTPSIIEAEEAEEIGVEHLLRDIRDVAVGTLSTRVTNQLQSLQGLHLRLRDIGAYLQKVLDGQLPVNHAILGNLQDVFNLLPNLSTPDDDSKLGSHELSHAMSIKTNDQLMAIYLSSLIRAITAFHDLIENKIQNRQQQDEKETKKEESNTKDEKKDGTATAANGEAKEGGEKEKPKKK, via the exons ATGCCTACAACCACCGCGGAAACACTCTCGCTGGTCACGAGAAACGTCTCCGTAGCTCCGCTAGTCCTCCTCTCCGCGGTCGACCATTACAACCGAACAGTCCAGAACAAGACCAAGAGGCGGGTTGTCGGTGTTCTTCTCGGCCAGAACGATGGAAAGAACGTGAGGGTGTCAAACAGTTTTGCAG TTCCCTTTGAGGAGGATGAAAAGGACCCTTCAGTGTGGTTCCTGGACCACAACTACGTCGAGTCGATGAATGACATGTTCAAGAAAGTGAATGCGCgcgagaagctggtgggcTGGTACCATACCGGACCCAAGCTTCGTGCTTCTGATCTTGAGATCAACGAGCTCTTCAAACGATACACACCCAACCCCCTACTAGTCATCATTGATGTTCAGCCGAAGGAATCCGGTGTCCCTACTGACGCGTATTTTGCGGTCGAGGAAATCAAGGAT GATGGCACCACCACTTCTCGAACATTTGTCCATACACCTTCGATTATCGAAGCcgaagaggctgaggagaTTGGTGTCGAGCACCTACTAAGGGATATCCGCGACGTTGCTGTGGGCACCCTGTCCACTCGCGTGACTAACCAGCTCCAGTCTCTTCAAGGACTGCATCTCCGGTTACGAGACATCGGAGCCTACCTCCAGAAAGTTCTCGACGGCCAACTCCCGGTCAACCATGCGATCCTCGGGAACCTTCAAGACGTCTTCAACCTTCTCCCCAACCTCTCCACACCCGATGATGATAGCAAATTGGGAAGCCACGAATTATCACATGCCATGAGCATCAAGACCAACGACCAGCTGATGGCCATCTATCTAAGCAGTCTGATACGTGCCATTACGGCATTCCACGATTTAATAGAGAACAAGATCCAAAACCGACAGCAGCAAGACGAGAAGGAGACTAAGAAGGAGGAGTCTAATaccaaggatgagaagaaggatggcACCGCCACTGCCGCGAACGGAGAGGCCAAGGAAGGTggtgagaaagaaaagcccaagaagaaataa
- a CDS encoding uncharacterized protein (TransMembrane:10 (i41-61o73-91i112-130o136-157i164-182o202-221i233-252o280-298i310-332o338-357i)): protein MEPLPKLTPAKGAQSISNKASPSPTLANVVRHFAVDSGSTLFATAVMTVLIFGGCCSNVYALEAIINFEPTNGTLITFVQFLFIAITGYVAQFDKTRPPFFFAPNVVPLRRWLVNILLFFTINVLNNHAFSYNISVPVHIILRSGGSITTMAAGYFCGKTYSRIQVFAVFLLSIGVSLAAWSDSKDKKTSEGSAEPVFNVGFLIIFVAQVLSSVMGLYTEATYRKYGPQWKENLFYAHILALPLFLPFMPSMRRNLAELSKSTPLELNIPFASSLPLTRVPSQLAYLAVNVLTQYACIRGVNLLAANASALTVTIILSIRKLISLLLSIWLFGNTLSVNTLLSAIVVFGAAGIYSVAPKPTAKPVVVEEKKKV from the exons ATGGAACCTCTACCGAAACTGACACCGGCCAAGGGTGCTCAGTCGATATCCAACaaggcatctccatcacccACCTTGGCAAATGTTGTCCGCCATTTCGCCGTGGACAGCGGCTCAACTCTGTTTGCTACGGCGGTAATGACGGTGCTGATCTTCGGTGGATGCTGCTCCAAC GTATACGCCCTAGAAGCAATCATCAA CTTCGAGCCCACGAATG GAACGCTTATAACCTTTGTTCAATTTCtgttcatcgccatcactgGCTATGTAGCGCAGTTCGATAAAACGCGTCCACCATTCTTCTTTGCGCCCAACGTCGTCCCGCTTCGCCGATGGCTCGTCAACATCCTGCTGTTCTTTACCATCAATGTGTTGAACAATCATGCATTTAGCTACAACATATCCGTGCCGGTCCATATCATTTTACGATCCGGGGGTAGCATAACAACTATGGCTGCAGGCTATTTTTGCGGAAAGACATATTCACGGATCCAAGTGTTTGCAGTATTTCTGCTGAGCATCGGCGTCAGTTTGGCCGCCTGGTCAGATTCCAAGGACAAG AAAACGAGCGAAGGCAGTGCTGAGCCAGTCTTTAACGTCGGATTCTTGATTATCTTTGTAGCTCAAGTTCTCTCGTCTGTTATGGGCCTGTATACCGAAGCAACATATCGCAAGTATGGGCCGCAGTGGAAGGAAAACCTCTTTTATGCCCATATTTTGGCGCTACCactcttcttgccctttATGCCCTCCATGCGACGCAATTTAGCCGAGCTCAGCAAGAGCACTCCTCTTGAGCTAAACATACCATTTGCTTCATCACTGCCACTTACACGAGTTCCATCTCAGCTAGCCTATCTGGCAGTCAATGTGTTGACCCAATATGCCTGTATTCGTGGCGTAAATCTTCTTGCAGCAAACGCATCGGCGCTCACTGTTACAATAATACTAAGCATTCGAAAACTCATCAGCCTCTTGTTAAGTATCTGGCTCTTTGGCAATACCCTCTCAGTCAATACCTTACTTAGCGCAATTGTGGTATTTGGAGCCGCAGGGATCTACAGCGTGGCCCCAAAACCTACCGCAAAGCCTGTCGTGGttgaggaaaagaagaaagtttGA